The window GGTAGTGAAggtccaaaagaaaaaaaataatgccTAGCCTACTGCACTCTTTCTCTTGCTCACGTGGTAAAGTAAAGCTACTGAAAGAGAAAAAGGTGATAATAGAATACAGTCTTAAGTTCCAAAAAGGAAACAAATTCAGTGACAGGTCACCATCTACTCTAAATAGTTGCAAAAAATTGGATTTTTGGCTCCAGGAGATTCTTCAGGCATATGTTGATCATGTTCACACCTGATTGAAGCTGTTGGCCCGGTATCAGAATCACATGGAGAGTCAATGTTTTTTCTTCTTATCCATTAACTCAACCTAAAAGTCAAAACACCCAATAagggttaaataaataaataaaagaaatgtaAATTTTAAATGGTTGTACCAAatgtaattaataaataataagtaaTAACATACTATGCGTTGGATATGTAGTACAAAGGTCCATCAAGGGATTTTCCAACAAACAAAATTTAAATTGTTGCACCAAATGTTTTTTCTTCTTATCCATTGACTCAACCTCCATACTTGATTGATTCACAAGCAAACAAAAAAGTCAAAGTCAGGGTCAAATACAGAAATTTCTCACATTTTATTAATCCTAAACATATTACATACCTTGGAAGACATTTTATGCCAAGCTATGGCTGATAACCTTTTCATGGAGCAAATCTTCGAAATTGGTACTTTCCCATGTGAgcattggattgaagtgtcgtcGATTATACTGCAAATGATATGAATTGTGAAAATAACAACTTATGACTGCAAGCTGACGCACCCACAAGCCCTGTTCTAACAGTAGGATCGTGCCGGTGTAACCGTCTTTGCGAGTTCCCTGAAAGTCAGTAATGAAGGTTTGTCTATTTGGACGCCTAGGGGCATTTCCGGAAGATAAATTATAAGGTACAGAACCACGCATCCCAAAATGTGTTTGTGGGCTTTCTACAACACTTGAAAAATAATGAAGATGGGAGTTTGTTTTTTCATAAAGAGAGAAATAAACTTCACTTATTTCTGTTGGAAATTTTTATGGCTTCTTCTAAGCTGTTGGCCTAAAAAATAAAAAGGTGAAATTACAAAATTAGCCTTCAAGAGAATGAATTATGAACATGATCAGCTAAATAAGTATTATATATAGAAAGTATTAACAGACCTGCATGCAAATAAGAACTGGACCAAAGATTTCCTCCTGCATTTAGATAAAAGTTTAAATCTTGTAACATACTttgtgcaaaagacgtaaatgcccttcaTCATCCTTATAACTGAAAATAGCACTAGAAAGCTTATACCTTGTAACACTCCATAACTTCAGTAACACCACACAAGATTGTGGTCCCAACAAAGTTTCCTTCTTCATATCATGGAACCTAGTCAACATAAAAACAACAAAATGTATGTTTACTTAAGTCTGTTGAATgggactaaatgaccattttgcccttataTCAAAAAGAATTATATGAAGTTGAAAAAAAATACCACAATATCTCTTCCATCAAGCAGTAGTTTAGCTCCACTTTCAACTCCACTTTGGATCAATCTGCAACAGCTTCTTTAAGCCATGAAGCAACACCAGGAAAAGATCTTCTAAAACTCTAAATTTTGTCTCTAGCATCATCTGAACTCCATTCCAGCTGTTCAGCAAGTGAATTTGCACCCATTCCATATAAAATCCCATAAATCAATCTTTTAGTTTGATCTCGCTCTTTGGGGCCCACTAAAGACTCTTCTTTTCCTGACCATTTTGCAGTGATCATGTTGAACACATCACCAAGAGGCTTTGTTAGAAGATCAATCAGTGATTGGTCTTTAGAAAAATGAGTCGTTAATCTCAGTTCTGTCTGAGAATAATCTGCAGTTACTAATAACAAGTTTTCTtgcatgaatatatatatatatatatatatatatatatatatatatatatatatatatatataatacattaaCGAATTGAATATATTCTATTCATTAGAATAATTCACACACCTGGGTTGGAATGAAGAAATCACGAGGATTTACTTTGTAGAGTTCCATGTCTGAATCATCGCCTTCTTTTTCATTGCTATCTATCTTGAATTCAACCATATGCTTGACCCACTAGAAGAAATATTTATAAgaaaaccaaaaaagaaaaaggaTGAAAATAAGAAAAAGAGAAGATATTAACCTGAAGATTGGGATCTTCCATGGATAACCTTCCTGTTGCTGTTGAAGTTTGGAGCCAATGTCCATGAAGTGTATATCTTTGAGTCTTCATAGATAATTTAGAAAGTGAACAAATGGAACCCAATGTACAGCAAGGGTGTAATTCCAAACTATTCCTTTTCTTCTTCACTTCGTTACACTGAACACGAATGGGAAGTTTTGACCAAATCAAAGTCAAAATCGAAACATCTCCAACCCTCCGCTATTCAATACCAAGCCTCCGTTCATCAATATCAAAGGTAAGGAATCTCGAGTCCTTTCCTTCGCTACTCGACATCAAGTCGACGTCTCATTCCATCCCGTTGCCAACGAATCCTTCTATATCAACCCTTCGACATTAAAACAGTTAGACACCAAAATCGTTTATGCTAGATATAAAGACTCAAATTAGATCATCAAGTGTCGATTGTTAATTACCAATAACCATTTGACCATCGACCACAGTCCTTCTCTTTTCATTCAACCAGCCATAACCTTCGCATTTACAAACCATTGACATTGAATAACCCAAAATCGAACACATAAGACCACCAAAATCAAATTCTTTGTTTTTCAGTCATCAACCCAAATCGAATACTCAAAATCACATACTTCACTTCCCAGATGCGAACAGTGGCATTCGATTCCTGTTCGTCATCAATCGACCTTTGAGAGAATCAGAGAAGTAttaatgtattattcataataaaTAAAAAGACGATTAAATTCACATAAAAGTTTAGACTTTAGACAAGTATACTTACAGTTAACCAATCAACAAGTTGTTCAGGGATCCAAGACTGAGATTGTTTGTCAGCATAGAGTATTTCAAGGAGCTCCCATGCAGCTTTCAGAGAGCTTGGCTCCTCATCAATCTATTGTgaagattttataaagaaaacatAAAGATTAACAATATGATAAAAAGAAACAATTCACGAAAACAAATACATTTAATACTATCTTTGGATCTTCAATTAACGAGCTAGGGCTGGACTTCCTGTTTCCTAAAAGGGAATTTATTTCCTTGCTGTACTCAAGAACATATTTTGACCTGGTTGCATGAAGTGAGACAACAATCTATAAGAAATGACTTCCAGGATGGAGTAGATTAACAATCAGACAGTAAATTCGAATGTCCTCAAGATTTTGACCTGATTCCCTCAATTTCTAACACGAATTCAAGATTTTACTTCAAAGCAAAACCCAAAAAGTATAAAAAGTTAGAAAAAAAAAGATGGAattgaaaatttgaatttaacAGCAAAGATTCAAGATTTTACTTACACTTTGGGTTTTGATGGCAGATTTGCAGACCTTCGGTTTGTTCTTGTAAAAGCACAACTAGGAATCCGCCGTCTGTATGATTGCTTGTGCCCGTGGTTAGCTCTGGTTGTGGACAAGCAGGGTAATAATGGCCAGAGAATAAAAGCCCCTTGCCACAATCGAGATTTCCAAGGTGATTCACGTTCAACCCCAATACCTCTGAGAATCTGAAAAGTATGCCTCAAAATTTCATGACTTGATTTGAGTACTCAATTTAAATGTCTCTGCAAATCTCCGGTGATTCCTCAGGCGGTGGAGGTGATGGAGCCCTAAATGAAAAGAAGGTGTCTCTCCAGTTCAAGGCGGGGGAACTATACATATCGTAATTGTTGTTATACGCTAATGTACTCGAAAGATCCCTCGTGTAAAACCCTTTCTTCACCTCGTCATCTTGTTCGTGAAATCTACGAACTCTTTGAGCCGCCTCATCCATAACACTCATAGGAATCCCATGATTCACCACCTGAAAAATACCTAGGTTCGCGGAGGCTTCACGAATCATCTCCTCCATCGATGCTCTATGGGTCGATTGAAGGTCTATGACCGGAATCTTGAAAACAGTGGTGGATATTTTGGGAGTGGTGTCCCGTGGGTGGAAGAAAATGGGAAGGATTTTCCGGATTCCGGCATCGACGAGGCCTTTGACGTCGGTTTTTGTTTGGTCGAATGCTTTGAGCTCCGATTGTCGATCGTAGCTTGAGCCGACCGAAGCAATGGTGGCAGCCATTTTCGTGAAGATGATCGTGTTATATATGAGAAGGTATTCTCAAGAAATTTGAGTGAGGATCCTTGCAATTGTGTCCCTATGAATGTAAAGTGTTTGATTTCTTGTGAGAAATGAAGAGATAGAGATCAATCTATGGAGGATGTGGGTCGTTCTTTGAGGGATGAAAAAAACCCTAGTTTCTTAGACTTTGTGAGGACGGGGTTTTCTAATTTTTAGATTCCCGCAAGGTATTAAGGAAGGGACAAGATGTTTGATGAGACCGATAAGGAGGTCAGGAGTGGCCAGATCGGAGAGGAGAGAGAATGAGGGAGATGGGagaagatgaaagatagaaagaagGTAGAAGACGGGTTTTCAAAAATTTTGGGATTTCTTTCCCCCTCTACTAAACGCGcgttttcattaaaattataaagcaacAGGTATAGAGGACGCGCCATTAaaataaagcgccctccgtgtttttaatttcttttcttgagacactaatttaaggccGCACAATAGTGCGTGATGTAAATCCTtaatttttttgaagagatgacatttttttaatgtcactctcttttgcgtaacataaatcaatgagtattgtggtttgcgcgtcgtaaaagggtctttttcttgtagtgtgtcGAATATAATAGACTTATTATGCAATATATGATAAAAAATATAAGTTTCGTATTAAGATAaatatgtatgggtattttgggaaataatCATATGAGTTCGGACGATTACACACACCACAccccatttttataaaaatcctttttgaaaaactttttcattttatcaattCCTCAATTTGacttcagacacacccgagagtgtgcccgaatccctcaaaccaaggctctgataccaacatgtaacattCGAAAAATAGAGGatgaaaaaaaaatccatttttaataataaaataagcCATTCATTTCATTGTTTTCAAAAG of the Lactuca sativa cultivar Salinas chromosome 6, Lsat_Salinas_v11, whole genome shotgun sequence genome contains:
- the LOC111895218 gene encoding 1-aminocyclopropane-1-carboxylate oxidase homolog 1 → MAATIASVGSSYDRQSELKAFDQTKTDVKGLVDAGIRKILPIFFHPRDTTPKISTTVFKIPVIDLQSTHRASMEEMIREASANLGIFQVVNHGIPMSVMDEAAQRVRRFHEQDDEVKKGFYTRDLSSTLAYNNNYDMYSSPALNWRDTFFSFRAPSPPPPEESPEICRDI